The sequence AGACATAATCCATCTTGTTGTCTCTAACCCTCTTCTCAAacccactacttgtttagatttcTTCAATTTTCTTAATGATGATAATAAACGATTTCTCACTCCTCCTACTTATGAGCATGATCTTCAAACTTATATAACCTTAAGTTTAAGGTTATTCAAAGACAGAAAATTCCGAATGGCAAAATGTCTTCTTAATCATGTTGCAACTCATGAAAATCTGAACTGCCCAGTTTCAGCTACAGCTTCTTTGGTGGAGAATCTTTGTAAGGATTCTCATACTTTGAGTGaattttttgatatgttttttagaGTTTATTTAGAGCAAAACATGTTTGAGGAGGCTTTTCATGTTCTTGATCACATGAAGAAGAATAACTTGGAACCGGATACACGGTCGATCACGATTGCTGTCGATAAGCTTTTTAAGAATGGAAAGCTCGAGAAGGCTAGGTTCATGGTGGTGGGCGGAAGTAAAGGGATTAAACCAAATATTTTTACTTATAATGCTCTGATTAATGGGTTTATTAAAATGGGTAAATTTGAGGAGGTTCATGAAATACTGGAGTTGATTGATAACGAGGGACTATCAAAAAATGTTACAACTTATACACTTCTGATTAATAAGTTTATAACTGAGGGCAATACTGAAGAAGCTGAAAAGGTGTTTGCAGAAATGCTTGAGCGAAAGATTGAACCTGATATACACGTTTATACATCAATGATAAGTGGAAATTGCAGAAGTGGAAATATGAAAAGAGCATTTGCGTTGTTTGATGAACTGTCTGAGAAAAGAATAAATCCTAATGTACATACTTATGCTGCATTAGTGAATGGTCTTTGTAGAGTTGGACAAACGGATGCGGTGAAGATATTGTTAAAGGAGATGCAGTGCAATGGAATTTATTTGAACCAGGTGGTGTTTAATACAATAATGGATGGGCATTGTAAGAAAGGAGCAGTGCATGAAGCTTCAAAATTGTTTGATGTAATGGAGAAGAATGGTATTAAAGCTGATGTATTTTCATATAACATAATTGCATGTGGATTATGCAAGTTAAACCGAATTAGTGAAGCAAAAGCGATATTGCTTAGTATGGTAGGTAAGGATACTCTGCCAAATTGTGTAAGCTTTACTATTTTGATTGACATTCATTGTAAAGAAGGAAATATTGCTGAAGCGATGAGGGTTTTACGTGATATGGAGAAGAAGGGTGTACAGCCTAATGTTGTTACTTATAATGCTCTTATAGACGGGTATTGCAAAAATGGGAAAATGAAGGAAGCTTGCGAGATTAAAGATGTTATGGAAAAGAAAAGGATAGTACCGGATGTGTATACTTATACGTCGCTTATGCATGGGAATTTCATGGTTGGGAATGTAGACAACGGGTTGAAACTGTTCCAGGAGATGGTGGCAAGGAGTTTGTCACCAAATTTGGTTACTTACACTATGATGATTTCAAATTTGTCTAAAGAAGGGAGATCTGATGAGGCTTTCCGTTTGTACGACGAAATGAAAATTGTGGGTCTAGTGCCTGATGATGCTCTATACACCACCCTGGTTGGTAGTCTTCACAATGAGGTGCCAAGAAACTCTTAACTAAGGAAGAAGACAggcgcttttgtttaatttttCAATAGCAATTGCCAAGAAACTATTACCCTTCATTCCTGATAAGATTGAAAGTATTGTTGGCTTGTAAAAGCATGGGTAAAGTGTATGAATGAGACATGGTGGTAGTTTTCAAGTAAAAATGGCATGATTGAATCTGGCTCATCTTTCTGAGCAATTAGATACCGTATGGCATCTAGCTAGTGAGACCCAGAAAAAGAAATGCTGCACCAGAAAACAGGATACTGGTATGTTTGTTTTTTATCTGGGATACTAAAGTTACATGTGACTTGGAGTGTGCAACCGTTGTTCCTCTTAGCGGATATGAAAGAGCTTGGTAGTTTGGTATGCGACAACCTAAGTTTGGCAAGTTCCAGATGAGGGGATTTGGATTTACAATCATTTCACTGCCGAAGGGAGTTACAAGGTACACTCCTATCCTTAATATGCTTGCCGGGGAAATATGGTATGGAAGAAACTATCTCAGAGTGTGTTTGATGTTGTTAATAATGATTTTTCTTGTACCAAGTTTTTGCGTTAGGATTGTTATCAGGTTTTCACTTCAGCTGTTGATGATTGCTCATCATACTTCTCACCCAATTGGTTGCCACGAGGCCCACAACACACAATGTAGTACGGTACTACGATATGTCGGTATCACTCCGATAACACCGTGTGGGGTTTGCGGAAATAAAGGCCCAGTGATCCAACTCCAACGGAACTAGCCCAATTCGGCAAACCAAAGAACCATTTTCTGGGCACTACTCCATTTTGGAGGGGACTACTATTTGATAAGAATATcaccctataattataaggggtgtcctaaagtgttgaaatgattcaactacccttaacctaatttaatttaaaaccaacctaataaccacttatatatatatatatatatataaccaccatctCCTCCCACCATCGCCGCCCACCACTACCGACCACCACTTACCACCTTtgactaccaccaccacctctatatgtatagcttaatttaaatcattaacaaagatattctcacaaacccattatttGTCATTCATTTTTagttgaaaaaatgagaagtaattatcaaaatgagttgaaaatggaagttgcagagagaagttcggctaggaattatgtgaaaaactttgtcgaactagccgaactcaactttaatggaggtttttttttccatagaaaagttcggttacgtcgcaaaaagttcggtcagccgcaatttttttctcctaaccgaacttttctctggaaaagCTATATAtggagttcggttacgtcgcaaaaagttcggttatgtcgcaattttcttctcctaacaaaatttttctctgaaagaaaaaactccatgaaagatgagttcggctaccCGTGTTTCAGaaacattagccgaactacacttgcagatgagttcggctacctgttcttcagatgtcgtagccgaactttttaaaccaaaccgaaatcaatttgtaaattgttcatttttaggaatgttttggccaatcaagcaccattaactaaatttgaagtatccgtgagtacccaaacatcatattgttgttgtggctcttaaagaaaaagatctaactttttttcttccaaaaccctcatcttcatcttcttcttcttctccctctcaataattctttttttgaaaaaaaatcaacttatcAATCCAATCTCACTAATAATTACACTAACTTAATTATAAAGAGTAATTTTGGTACTAAAATAAATTTACTTCAAATATccgccccaaaaaaaaaaatagtagtcTGTCCAAAATATGGTTCAAACCAAACgtgtctttcaaaaaaaaaataatacgaaAATAAATACATTAATAGAAGGATTAAATGACAGAGTTTTTACCCATCTGGATTTTTAAATTAATCCATTTTGGAATATTGTCTTAATTTCTCCAACTAACAGAATTATCTAGAGTAATTGCAAACTTGGCTAAAGAATGAGCCACATCATTGGCTTTCCTGGGTGCATAAGTGTAAACTCAATTATTAAAACTACTATCTAAGAACATCTAAAATGTCTATAATAATACTATTGGAAGTCCACTTCTCAGCATCTCTATTCCCGTTGATGGCATCAATTATATTTTTGCAGTCTCTTTCTATATGTAGATTACTGCATCTTGTTGTCTTTTCCACTGGATTCCTTTATATGCCGCAATGGCCTCAGCTTGCTCAACATTTATGGTTCTGTCTGGTGTGAATCCAACTCCATGTTGCTCACTTGCAATATCACGTATAATCAGTCTTATTCCTGTTTTCTTAGTTAATAAATCAAAAGCATCATCAAAAATTAATTTTAAGCAATCCTGAGCAGGAGGTTCACAAGAATCCCTGTAAGAAGTGTTTACACTATTTCTGTCTTGATTACTCCATGCTAAACAATTCAGCCAGTCATTATTGTAAGACTGTATTCTGCTAGAAAGGGTAGCCGCATTAACCTGCAGATTATCAAATATAATTGCACACCTGTTCTTCCATATGTGCCACAGAACTATACAAACATTCTGATAGCATTCAAGATCATCCACGTTCATTCTATGGCTATTGAGATTAAATTTATTGGATAACCAATCATCAATATTACAGTTACTAATCATGTTTGCTAACATGGGGTCTGTAACAAGCCAAATATTCCTGACAACATGACAATTAATAAGTAGATGTTACATGGTTTCTACAGAGCTGTTACAAAGAGGACAATTCACAATAGCATGGTTAACATATCTAGAAAGCTTTTCATTAGTGGGAAGAATCCCACTAAGACATTTCCAAATGAAATGTTGCACACTTGGAGGAAGATAAGTTTTCCAAAAGTGCTTCCAGTTCAAGTTCATATTTCTTGTTGATCCACAAGAGAGTCATTGAGAATAAATCTATAAGCAGATTTAACAGTAAATTTCCCACTTTTTTTTGGTTCCCATCTAAATATATCAACACCTCTATAAGGAAGTCTAATATCTCTTATTTGATTAACAGTTTGTTGGTCAAAAAAAGCCTCTAGAGTCTACATTCCAATTGTTACTATCAACATCCATTAATTGGTTGGCAGTAGACATATGAGAAGAAACCAATGTACTATCAACTAAGTTCCTAGTTCCAGGTATTCATCTATCTTTCCAAATTGTTACATCTGTTCCACTTCCTATTTCTCAGCATCTAAATTTTTTCACACTCAATAAACCCTTTTTtatacctttccaaatccaagatccGTTATCAGCAAAATAATTATGTAAAGGATTAAAGTTATGAACATACTTACCTTCTAGTAGTTTGACCCACAATGCATCTTTACAAGTGACCATCCTCCAAGCAAGTTTAGTTAGGAATGCTTCATTCATAATGACAGACTGTTTAATGCCTAAACCTCCTAGACATTTAGGAAGATCTATATTGTTCCACTTTTTAATATAGACACCCTTAACAATTTTCTTCTTATTCCACCAAAATTTACTTTGGATGGAATCCATCTTATTAATAAGGTTTTTAGGCGTTGGAAACACAGACATATGGTGGGAAGTGAGAGTACTAATGACAGACTGAGTAAGAACAGTTCTTTCAGGATGGCTTAGAAACTTAGAATTACAGGGTTCAAGTCTATCATCATATCTATCCATGAGCTCACTAAAGGTTTGTGTCTTATTTTGCTGAATCAGGAGTGGGACACCTATATATTTGTCATTAAGAGCAAGTCTCTTAACGttaaaaatatttgaaatttCATTCTTAACATTACTAGGCACTTTAGGATTAAAAGACATACATGATTTCTCATAATTTACATCCTGAACAGAATATAGACTGAATTGGTATGTGGTTGAAGCTAGCTTCCTAACACCTTTAGCATTGGCCCTAGTAAAAAGGAGGTAGTAATCTGCAAAGAAAAGGTGAGACCCTGCAGGGAAGAATTTGTTAGCTTTCATTCCTTGAATTTGATGTTCATGTTCAGCTTTCATAAGAGCTCTAGAAAAGGAATCCATATATAGAATAAATAGAAAGAGAGATCCTTTATCTCCCTGTCTCAGACCTCTTTGAGGAGCAAATACATTTCCAGGTGAACCATCTAACATTGATGGAAGTGGTAACAGTACTTAAGCATTGCTCAATCATCCTACACCAATTTTCACAAAATCCTAGTTTTTTAAGAGTGGCTAGAAGAAATGGCCATTCTATTATATCAAAAGCTTTGGATATGTCCATATTTACAGCCATCCACTCATTCAtatattttcaatttttcataGAATGTATCAACTCATGTGCTATTACAATATTGTTTGTAATTCAATTTTTCATTCTACCAGACAGAAAAGTTATTTGATATGggagataattttatctagaaGGCATTTAAATCTAGTGGCTATGAGCTTAGATATAATTTTGTAAGGTACATTATAGAGACTTACAGGTCTGAAACCAGCAACATTTTTAGGGCAGTTATACTTAGGAATTAAAGCAGTAAAGTTGTGATTCATCTGTTTTACGAGAAACTTTGACTGAAAAAAAACTGCACCATACTTACAGTGTCATTACCTACTGTTTCCCACATTTCTTGGTAGAAACCAGGTggaaaaccatctggtcctggagtTGTCCAAGGTTTCATTCCAAAGACAATACGTTTCTCATGAGAAGGGATCATAGTCAACATTCTGTTTTCCTCATCAGTCACACATGGAGAGATGAATTGGAGATAGTTACTAGGATCAGGAGGACttgaagtttttctcatgtttaggAAATGTGATTTAAGATTATCTACAATCTCGGTTCTATTAGTAAGTCATAAACCAAGATTATTCTGAATACATTCAATATTAGTTCTCATTTCTTAAAGTTTGCTTTACTATGAAAATAAGTAGTGTTTCTATCACCAAACCTGAATGCATCTTCTTTACCTCTACGTTTCCAGTAGTGTCCTTCAGCATCATACCACCTGTTTAATTCTTTACTCAACTCAACAACATTAGAAGAATTCATGTGAGAACCATTAGCCAAGAGATGATTAATTTGGTTCTCAACTTTATAAATTTGAGTTAGTGTATGACCAAAGTGTGTATAGTTCAATTCCTTAGGATCTGTTTAGTAGAAAATAGAATTTTTGCATGCCTAAAAGGAGCAGATCCACTACCACTGTAATTCCAATTATTCTCAATAAGGGTTTTACAAGAAGCATCCCTAAACCAAGTTATATTGAATCTAAAAGGTCTATGAGTAGAAGATTTATTTCTAGATGTACAAAGTAAAATGGGACAGTGATCACTAACATTAGGAATCATGTGATAAACAACGACATTAGGAAATTTATTAATCCAATTGATACAAACTAAGGCTCTATTTAGTCTTTATAGAATAAGATATTGACCATTACTCATATTTTTCCAAGTGTAGGTGTTACATACATAATGAAGAGAGTGCAATCCAGCATTACCAAGAAGCAAATTGGCTTGATCTAGTTGAGATTGAGTGATTAGGTTTCCTCCATCTTTATCTTCCCTTTCTATTATGAAATTCAAATCTCCCATGGCACACTAAGGAATATTAAGAGTGGAAGATACATTATTCATATATTCTCATTGGGAATCTTAAGTGTCAGGATCAAGAGATCCATGGATGAAGGAGAACAAAGTAAAATTGGTTCTGCCATCAATGTTTATAATGCAATTAACAATATTGAGGTAACTATTGTGGATTTTAACATCAATTCCATTCTTCCACACAAAACAGAGACCACTAGATTGACCTATAGGATTAACAAAATAGGAGTTTGGATAATTGTATCTAGAGATATAGGATTTCATTTTCTTGTAAGGTTCTTAGTTTCAATTAGAAAAACAATGTCAGGATTATTTGATCTAACAAACTCCTTAAGATGGTATCTAATATGTTTTGTTTCCAAAACTACATACATTCCAAGAGATAATTTTCATCTTTGAATTAAAATTCAGTGCAAATTGGTGCGAGAAAAAGATAATAGTAAAGAGGCTGAAACTTTAAACAATACTAAATAAGTAGGACTTAAAAGGAAAGGAATATACATGTCTATCTCCATTTGCTATAGAGAAATATGTTCAATCTATGCAAAACTTGCTTATTCTCATTGatggttgtagatggggaaaaacgagtcgccggtttttcagggaattgaagagacgagcgtgttgtcgagactcctcaacctaGCAAACTGTTcaaactcacacagatgcactgcaaagggagtgcttagattcgagagatcaatctgtaggactccgacctaaaccaagtcaatggccgttccagagtcaattcggtcacaaagagggaaatgggttgatctataggagggaagctgagaattatgtgggatcaatgatgatcaaggattgtggatgtgttgaaggtttctgcaataatgatgaacagttgagttcgaataagttctggtagattgatgaattcctgagagtaattactcgagaaattctatgtCGACAATTGTTGATGATGGTAATCATTCGTTGTTCTCAAGCATGGATTCAGggacttatttatactgtcagaatagtaaaaacattgatccctgtaagtgcgacggtttcttgagtgaaagagtgggaaagtgggagatcgtggtgaaaccagttccaggtcgtgcagataCATGGTTGATCGTTCAtctactactttgctaactccttcaaccgcttgcacgacttattCACACTTCTCGTCGTGGATATATCCACattccgtaggccgccagaccaaaaccctaagtgatattcccccatgtgacatgattgatgtctcacgaatcgtggagtccgCATGACAgtcgtgtattaattagtcagttgttgactaattagacagtgagtctagattttgttgaattgagcacgaGTGACGAGTACTCAGTGATTCATgcgtagttctttgaatgatgctgataaaattgtgaatttgatgatggattactgataatattgatagtcggatcaatatttgagcaactgagaaagtatttctcaattcgacgaattactgataaattactaaatattgatagctggattaatatttgagcaactgagcaagtattgatcaattcg comes from Papaver somniferum cultivar HN1 chromosome 7, ASM357369v1, whole genome shotgun sequence and encodes:
- the LOC113298646 gene encoding pentatricopeptide repeat-containing protein At2g32630-like: MTIPNQKLLKTLRSVLTSDTTIKTNYESANKISEALKTLGCKSLLQPNNFPLLSNLNTDIIHLVVSNPLLKPTTCLDFFNFLNDDNKRFLTPPTYEHDLQTYITLSLRLFKDRKFRMAKCLLNHVATHENLNCPVSATASLVENLCKDSHTLSEFFDMFFRVYLEQNMFEEAFHVLDHMKKNNLEPDTRSITIAVDKLFKNGKLEKARFMVVGGSKGIKPNIFTYNALINGFIKMGKFEEVHEILELIDNEGLSKNVTTYTLLINKFITEGNTEEAEKVFAEMLERKIEPDIHVYTSMISGNCRSGNMKRAFALFDELSEKRINPNVHTYAALVNGLCRVGQTDAVKILLKEMQCNGIYLNQVVFNTIMDGHCKKGAVHEASKLFDVMEKNGIKADVFSYNIIACGLCKLNRISEAKAILLSMVGKDTLPNCVSFTILIDIHCKEGNIAEAMRVLRDMEKKGVQPNVVTYNALIDGYCKNGKMKEACEIKDVMEKKRIVPDVYTYTSLMHGNFMVGNVDNGLKLFQEMVARSLSPNLVTYTMMISNLSKEGRSDEAFRLYDEMKIVGLVPDDALYTTLVGSLHNEVPRNS